The sequence GATACAAAAGTACTTTTACAGTTTAATTCATATAATTTCAATCAACATTTCAGAGTGCCCTTGCAAATgcttccaaatgaaacgtttgaATGACAAGAGGAGGAAGGTTGTGTTCTTCTCACTAAGTCTGAAATGTCTCCAGTTGTCATGCTTCCATCTGTGTGTGTCTTCAAAGGCTGCAGCCCACTGAAGAGCTCCCGTTCCCGCAGCTCTACACTAAATGATGACATGTTGGGCTGCAGTTCATGGACAGACCTGAAGGAGGCGCCAACACGTATGAACTCTCTGAACCACAGATAGGAGCCATTTCTGTGAAGCTACGGCACATGAAGGCTGCTTTCCGGCAACGTCACAACATCTTTTTAAATAGGACGTTTTTGTACAAATGAATTTGAGATAACGTTTCTAACAGCTGACATTTAGGTCTACTTTTATTCAGCAAATCAAACAGTCAAATGTGTGTCAAAACAAGACGGTAgattcctttttattttattttgcagaCAACAGTAAGCATTACTATTTTCAAGTATGTTCATGTTAAGATGAaaggaaaaaaataaatgtatttttgacTGGATTATCAATCACAACATTCAAACCTCTTTTGTCCATTTTAAAATTAAACTGTGAAACCaaaaggcgtgtgtgtgtgttctcaccGTCAGTCACACACTCTTTTCTCAAATGTACTAAAATAGGAGGCATAACAATTGTATGTACCTTTCTGATGCACTCAACATgcaataatacatacaaaaatgtaaggATGGTGGTAAAAACAACAGTAGTATCAtgctaataaataaaaaaaacaccaaatAACTTTTACAGATGATCAAATACCATAAGGCTGTTAATGAATTCATGCTGAAAACATGTTTCAGGTTATAATCTGAAGCATCCTCATCCAAAACAATGAGATGAAACCTGACGGGGATATGTATGTAAAGCATAATGAAAGTTACTAAAAAGAAAAAGGCCTTTGTACATCATTTTTGACCAAAGCACATCTACAAACTCCGACAATATGCAAGGTTTGAAGGCTCAGTATCCTCAGAGGAAATATTTATATTAAGTGTACCTTTAAATGGGTCCCATCAAACCTCAAAGAAAAGCATACTGCAGAATACCTGTGTACATGTTACTGATATCACATTAGTGTCATGCTAGAGCAAAGCAGATGAAGTATAAATCAGCCCTTATAAAGAGAGGGGCTGCCATGCGTTCATCTACATAATGTGTGATAGAAAATATACTTCTTAAGGCAAATACTCTCAGCAGTATTCCTTCATATTGCCGTCGGAGAGACAAaataacattaagaaaaagactACGCTAACTTTAAATAATGTTCTTCAAAGGCAATACAAAGGTATCCATTAGCAAAAGGGGAACAAGATATTGATCATTGGAGATTCATAATGTGCCGCTAGCAGCATCTGTACCGTCCAGAAGTGTTTAAGGACATTTTTTCCACTTTGCTAATCCCCTGTTGCATAATTCAGGAGGTTTGGTGTCATGTATTCTGCGATGCTCGTCCTATTCCTTAAAGTAACTGGTATGGAAATGACTTGTGATCTGAGGGCCGCAGATTCTAATGTCACAGGAGACCTGATAGGAAAGTGAGAACACGATGTATCTCGTTATTCATTCTCTTCGTCTGATCCAAATGCTTTTCTCCCATGGAACAGATACAAAAAAGGACGGTACAAAAAAATCGACGGTTCTTGTTCCTTATCTGTGGAAATGTTTCGCCACAGAACCTTTTTTTCCAACTGTTCCACTGataaatattgtttttttttttagaacttCAGAAAGATTTGTACTGGTCCTTAAATCATTAAGACAGGAGCAACTGATTAAAAGTGGATCGCCAAAACGTTTCTCATTTTCCTATCAGCTCTTTACTATTGAATTATGTTGTGCCCCCTTTGTTTGTTGACATTACATTTATCCGGCTGTCAGTCCGTCACCTTTCTTGTCTTGTGCTGATCAGTCAACTGATAAAGGGATTTCTGTtactacatttatatttttccaAATTTCTCAAACTTTCCCCCCGCAAATCATCTTCCTTTCTCCCCCTGGAAAGAGCTGAGGAGAGCAGGAAGagtctgtttttgtttctcaTCTCTCCCATCAAAGCTGCAGCAGGATGAAGAGgtagagggggaggaggaggttgTCTATTTGAGAGGTGTAGGCTTCCAGCATGGCCACCAGAGAGATGGAGCCCACGATCCAGGAGTAGGTGGAGTTCAGATTGATGCTCCCGTCGAAGATAAGGAACATGGCCACGGCGATAATCTGGGCAAAAATAGACGTCGCCGTTCCCTCCATGGTTTTCTTAGTGCCGGGCCAACGGATCTCTCCCATGGTGCTCCCGAAAATAGACGCCACCGTGTCCCCCACCCCGACAGCCAAAACCCCGGCGTAAGGCACCAGGCCTCCTGCCCCGGGGAGGACCCCGTGTGGAGCACAGGGTCCCGGGAACAACCATAAGGGTAGAGACATGCCTATCAGCAGGTAAACATGGGTCAGGATAAGAGGCCCCGAGTCCCGCTCATCGAGGAACAAAGTAAGGAGCTGCCTGAGGAGCTGACCGAACGGCATGATCCGGAAATAACGCACGTACTCCAGAAACAAGAAAACCGCCAAACAGCCCACAGACGCCACATGGAGCAGCTGCCTGTCGTAGATCAGCCCAGGAACATACGTAGCCACCACGATGAGATGGAAGTACTTCCGCACAATCGTCGAGGCCTGGTGTTTCTTGGACCCGGATTGGCGCTGGTAGTTCTGGTGCAGCACAACGCAAGTGGCCACGGCAACCAGAAAGAGCCAGTACCCGAGCAGACACAGCCTTCTGTCGTTCAAAGTCACAAAGTCCAGCAGCCACATGAGCGGATGCCTGCCGATGAACAAGGAGAGCCACGGCATGAGGATCCCCAGACCCAGGACGGCGGTCATCATGTGGAAGAAAAGTGACGACACCCAGGTTTCCGACTCCATGAAGCAGAAGAGCAGggcgaagaaaacccccagcaGCAGCGAGCCTACAACTATAACCGGCAGGAAGTAGTTCACAGGATCACCTTTGACCTCTGCAAGGTTCAGGGAGCGCTTGATGAGCTGGTTGACGATCAAACTGATTCCCCCGACGATAAGGAGCGCCTCGCCGGGGGTGAAGCTGCGAGGCAGGAGGTAAAGCACTATCAGGCTGAGATAAACGAAGATCAGAAGCACCTCCAAGACCTCGATGACCTCTGAAACGGTCAGCGTCTGTTTGGTGGTGTAGAGGATGGCACTTCCTGCCATACCCGCGATCACGCACGTGTTTGTGGGTACTGGTCTGGTGATTCCCAGTGCGATCAGGGACAGAAACAGAGCGAGCATCATCCCAGTAATGGTAACCACCATGGAGAAGCGTTCAAAGTAGACGTTCCCCGAGGCAGAGCACTTTTCCTTCAGCACCAGGCCCAGCAGAGGCATAACCATGGAGGCCGGCACGATGCCGCTGTTTGCCGAGGGGCGAAACTGGAACACGGCGCCTCCCGCTCGGAGAAGACGGTCCCATTTGTGCTGCACGTAGAACGCCTGGATGAAGAGGGCCACGATGCACCAGGAGTGCTGGTTCCACACGGCCGTGTGGACGCACAGCACCATGGCCAGAACCACGGCAGACTCCACGTACGCCGGGTTGATCTGCATGGCTGCAGGGGGGGGAGGAGAggcgagagggagggagggagggtctGGAACAGATGGTCTGCAACATTGAAGGCCTTCTTCGGTCACTTCCTCACGCTGACACATCATATGGCAGCTAGTTTTCATTTGCTAaggatagaaaagggggggAAATATAAATCAGTGAGGTTCCAATTATTGGTACAGGATGTACGATACGGTACATCTGGTGACATAAACAATTCCTGTCTGATTTCTTTTCTTAttcatataataataatcagaaccagaatacctttatttgtctcacaggaggggggggggggcttacatTGTTACAGGGAAAGTAAAGCGttataaaaaaaagtataattaaAGAGGCATGCATAACATATTAAAGATACAAATAGAAATAACACAAAATACAATTTCCAAAAATGCACATCCATGGATGGGCAACAAAAAGTACCAGTAACAGTATTTTTTTGTAGAAGGTATAAAGTAGTGTGATAGCAGCCAGGTAACcgtagtaaaagtggaagtatatatatatattgaacaGTTATTTACAGATGTATTACAGTAGTTGAGTTGTCTAAGATATAGGAgccagtaataataataaatattatAATATTAATTATAATATGTGTAATAAACAGGACAGTAGCTATTGGTTTCATCTGAATGTGAAACTACAAATTGACATTCTTCACCAACTTTTCCTTTTATGATCTGTTTCTCCATGAGTCATCCTATCCTTAAAGTGAACCTTGCTCCTGCTTTTTCTGTTTTCTGCCATGAACTATGGCCACACTGAACATTCAACCAGGCAGTGTGAAATGCACACACATGGTATGAATGAGGCCCCAGGAGAAATGCATGGTCTTTCTAagctgtatttgttgtaatggtTGCAAACTTGCTAATTTGGTTATTGTATGTCTTTTTGTGGTCGTTTTGCGTTTATTTCTGGTTGTATACTGTCTTTTTCTGGTTGTTTTGTGTCTTGTTATGATAATTTTCGTAGTTTTGCGTCTCATTCTGACTTGTGCCCATACCAGGcaataacattacatttaagcaGGGCTTTGGCCCAGGGGCCCACAAACCAGGTCAAACACCCGTCCATACGTTGAATAGTCTTCCACCTGGGCTAAATCATCTATGAAGGTCTTGTAAACAGCACATAAGACGGACACACTGAAATATCCTCCAGTCATTCGTAACATCCATGCTAATAAAGACCCGCTAGCCCTCAGCAAAGGGAGAAACTCGTCCACTCGGCGAGCCAAGGATGCTGCAACCTCGCTCAGAGAAAAACAGCCGAGTTATCAGAACGACACAGAGGTGTTTACAACCACCGCTGCAGGGCGGGAAATAAAACCAACGTTCACGAAGACGAGCATACGTACCTCATAGGTGGAGGGATATTTGGACGAAGGAGCGGGGTTACACGAGCCGGCGCCGTCCTTTTACCAGATGTATTTCCTTTGTCAGCTGTCTGCTctcaccatagactgtatatataaaggctcTCACACGCAGAAGGAAGGGGCCATATTTGACAGCCGGGTCACGTGATGGAGCCGTAAAAATATCTCTTAAAGGCCCGGGTTgcggtcggatagtttaaaaaaatcagctcctaaattctaaccctatctcctattccttgacctctgagtgaaacgtcacggggttaagggatagtggataggagaattcaaaaggatttaggagaagagactgcggtactttagagaatccgaatgcactttcactatctgacgtgtttataatgcgccagcggacgtcattttgtgcgtctgctgctgtggggaaactatggaaactacagttttctatacagtggactacaacatggatgttcaataagaacgagggactactgtaaactcatctagagactctgcaccgtgctctgatgctgttgctttgctttatgaacgtggacaacagagaaacatattcttcaggaccaaagttagaattgaaataaaaaatgaaagtgaaacttatgctcattaccctctccctccggtccacattaatacaaatgatcccaatatgtatgattgtatgaactatgaaaagatcttaaaattaatacaaatgtatttattataaacgttagtccttaacacctatcactgtgtacatcaccattcaaacatattttaaaagttgaacaaaccccacacagctcagtgaaatgttatttgatcatttcagtaaaaactaacgttcatatttctctttttgattataatactgatgaacgttgaaaacaaagcactttggcaacttaccacatacgttttaaaatgcttaataagcaccataACTGTCATGATataggctgcagtcgaatagtccatttagcttaggaaccttcctaacggagtcaaatgacccggaagtccctcagtggcagccatgataagtgccgttcgaattatctagaatgataggaaaggaggtttcaaacttcctttataacctccttcagcttaggaaccactggacctccctaaccgaaaggagaggagaaaatgctgccccacaatgccttgcagccgcagcatttgcgtcacacaacagtctcctttcggttagggaggtccagtggttcctaagctaaaggaggttataaaggaagcttgaaacctcctttcctatcatctgagaattcgaacggcacttatcatggctgccactgagggacttccgccaagttccgggtcatttcactccgttaggaaggttcctaagctaaatggactattcgactttaGCCCTGGTTTTCTTCGTTTTTaatgtgtgtttatttttattaaatcaaTTGTTTGAATATTGTGATTTTAAGAAAGCGCATACAGTGAATTGTATCCATCAAAAATATATAGTTTTTAATAACATTTGTTTTATACCTGAATTGTACAGGTTTTACAGGTTTCTTGtgc comes from Pseudochaenichthys georgianus chromosome 12, fPseGeo1.2, whole genome shotgun sequence and encodes:
- the dolk gene encoding dolichol kinase, which codes for MKTSCHMMCQREEVTEEGLQCCRPSVPDPPSLPLASPPPPAAMQINPAYVESAVVLAMVLCVHTAVWNQHSWCIVALFIQAFYVQHKWDRLLRAGGAVFQFRPSANSGIVPASMVMPLLGLVLKEKCSASGNVYFERFSMVVTITGMMLALFLSLIALGITRPVPTNTCVIAGMAGSAILYTTKQTLTVSEVIEVLEVLLIFVYLSLIVLYLLPRSFTPGEALLIVGGISLIVNQLIKRSLNLAEVKGDPVNYFLPVIVVGSLLLGVFFALLFCFMESETWVSSLFFHMMTAVLGLGILMPWLSLFIGRHPLMWLLDFVTLNDRRLCLLGYWLFLVAVATCVVLHQNYQRQSGSKKHQASTIVRKYFHLIVVATYVPGLIYDRQLLHVASVGCLAVFLFLEYVRYFRIMPFGQLLRQLLTLFLDERDSGPLILTHVYLLIGMSLPLWLFPGPCAPHGVLPGAGGLVPYAGVLAVGVGDTVASIFGSTMGEIRWPGTKKTMEGTATSIFAQIIAVAMFLIFDGSINLNSTYSWIVGSISLVAMLEAYTSQIDNLLLPLYLFILLQL